Within Desulfobacteraceae bacterium, the genomic segment GTCCGCCGCCGCCGCGGCCGCCCCCCGCCGGGTTCAGACGCTGGTATTCCATGCCCACCGCCTGCTGATGGGGGCTGTCTTCCTCTACGCCAGCTACGACAAAATCCTGCACCCCCAGGCCTTTGCCGAGGCCCTCTACAACTACCAGATCCTGCCCGACGGGCTGGTCAATCTGACCGCCCTGGTGCTGCCCTGGTTGGAACTGCTTTTGGGTCTGTGCCTGATCGGCGGGCTTTGGCTGCCGGGCGCGACGGTGATCAGCAGCGGCCTGCTGGCGCTATTTTTCGCCGCCCTGGTCTTCAACCAAATCCGCGGGCTCGACGTCGGCTGCGGCTGTTTTTCAACCGAGGCCGCCGCAGGGCCGGCCGACCTCTGGACCGTGGCCCGCGACCTGGGTTTTCTGGCTGCAGCCTTCTACCTGGCGGTTTATGTCTTCTTCCTCAAACCGGCCGTTGCGACATTGCCCGATTCGCGCCAGCCTGCACAGCCGGAATCATAATCGCGGGCCAGGAAGGCCGTCGGGTGCCTGCGGCCGGTTCTGTACGCATGCCCCGTCACACGACCCTGGGAAGAGGCCGCCAGCCGAGGCCTGCCAAGGGACAGCGACCCCTTTCGAGGTGTGTTGCCCGGGTTAGACGCGAAACGCCCCCGGGTGCTGTGCAGTCAGACACGCGCTAACGGCAGGGCGGTGCGTTTGAAATGAAGCGGCGCTTTTCGATGGCCCGAACGCGGTTTAAACCAAGAAGTGAACACCCGCATGAGCGCGAATGCGAGTTCGAC encodes:
- a CDS encoding DoxX family protein, with amino-acid sequence MVFHAHRLLMGAVFLYASYDKILHPQAFAEALYNYQILPDGLVNLTALVLPWLELLLGLCLIGGLWLPGATVISSGLLALFFAALVFNQIRGLDVGCGCFSTEAAAGPADLWTVARDLGFLAAAFYLAVYVFFLKPAVATLPDSRQPAQPES